One window of the Colletotrichum destructivum chromosome 6, complete sequence genome contains the following:
- a CDS encoding Putative lumazine-binding protein produces MFTGIVEEIGVVSELNPNDETGGTSLTITLPESSTLLSDCHLGDSIAINGVCLTVTQFETTPPSFKVGVAPETLRITNLGSLAKDSRVNLERAVRADTRMGGHFVQGHVDTTAAILAVTPDGNALTFRFAPRDKAVLRYVVYKGYVALDGTSLTVTKVDDDEGWWEVMLISYTQEKVVVAGKKPGDTVNVEVDMMAKYAEKSLAGYLGGAGSAPLERMVERIVAEGLGGKS; encoded by the exons ATGTTCACAGGCATCGTCGAAGAAATCGGAG TCGTCTCCGAACTCAACCCCAACGACGAGACGGGCGGCACATCGCTCACAATCACCCTCCCCGAATCCTCCACCCTCCTCTCGGATTGCCACCTCGGCGACTCCATCGCCATAAACGGCGTCTGCCTCACCGTCACCCAGTTCGAGACCACCCCGCCGTCCTTCAAAGTCGGCGTCGCCCCGGAGACCCTCCGCATCACGAACCTCGGCTCCCTGGCCAAAGACTCCCGCGTCAACCTCGAGCGCGCCGTCCGTGCCGACACCCGCATGGGCGGCCACTTTGTCCAGGGCCACGTCGATACCACCGCTGCCATTCTCGCCGTCACGCCCGACGGCAACGCCCTCACCTTCCGTTTCGCGCCTCGCGACAAGGCCGTGCTGCGCTACGTCGTTTACAAGGGCTACGTCGCCCTTGACGGCACCAGCCTCACCGTGACaaaggtcgacgacgacgagggctgGTGGGAGGTCATGCTCATCAGCTACACCCAGGAGAAAGTTGTCGTAGCGGGGAAGAAGCCCGGTGACACTGTcaacgtcgaggtcgacatgATGGCTAAGTATGCCGAGAAGAGCCTGGCCGGTtacctcggcggcgcgggcagTGCTCCATTGGAGAGAATGGTGGAGCGCATCGTTGCCGAAGGGCTGGGCGGAAAGTCCTAG
- a CDS encoding Putative ERCC4 domain, restriction endonuclease type II, crossover junction endonuclease Mus81, whose amino-acid sequence MAGEHEQYANPLLLDWVKEWLDTARERNMKSTSTYRNAYESLKACPITFKHPRQLTQLKGFGDKLSSRLTDKLKEHCEASGLPMPKNPRLSKESHASLGGTADDDELPPPKKARKAKPYVPTYRSGPYAILLSLSALDEDAQLGMTKANLVELAQEHCDSSFSVPSDTTKFYTAWNSMKTLIEKDLVCEKGRPQRRYSLTDEGWEVARRIKKTTQPSGRVDDVVAGPSAGSSACPEPATGPDPVTIAPSRDASLSVEPVEQPKPKSVYEGVVANGPVVSDDASLPTFTPIRLAPGSFTVHLALDIREVRAVKDRDYMQDELTKKGVKPLMRALEIGDAQWVAKCHDSAALARHGAEGDEVILDWIVERKRLDDLVSSIKDGRFHEQKFRLRKSGVKNVVYIVEEIAMDSGYYSKVEEMIQSATASTQVVNGYFLKKTQKMDDTIRYLARMTFMLKKMYESKPLLVIPTSVLTAQNYLPLLEHLRRKEPLTGYYITYPAFASLASKSDMMTLRDIYLKMLMTTRGITGEKALEIQKRWKTPHNFIKAFQECGSGEQGVKRKREMVIDGLPNLVGRKKIAKAVSQRLAEVWGDA is encoded by the coding sequence ATGGCCGGCGAACATGAGCAGTACGCAAACCCCTTGCTCCTCGACTGGGTCAAGGAGTGGCTCGACACGGCAAGGGAGCGGAACATGAAAAGCACCTCGACTTACCGAAACGCCTACGAGTCTCTCAAAGCATGCCCCATCACCTTCAAGCACCCGCGCCAGCTCACCCAGCTGAAGGGCTTTGGGGACAAACTCTCCTCTCGCCTCACAGATAAGCTGAAGGAACATTGCGAGGCCAGTGGTCTGCCTATGCCTAAGAACCCACGCTTGTCCAAGGAAAGTCATGCATCCCTCGGTGGGActgctgatgatgacgaaCTGCCGCCTCCCAAGAAGGCGAGAAAAGCGAAGCCCTACGTCCCGACATATCGATCTGGTCCTTACGCCATCCTGCTGTCTCTCTCGGCCTTGGACGAGGACGCTCAACTGGGCATGACAAAGGCCAATCTCGTCGAGCTAGCCCAGGAACACTGCGACTCGTCATTCAGTGTGCCTAGTGACACTACCAAGTTCTACACGGCCTGGAACTCGATGAAGACACTCATAGAGAAGGATCTCGTCTGCGAGAAGGGTCGCCCGCAAAGGCGTTATTCGCTCACTGATGAAGGATGGGAGGTTGCCAGACGCATCAAAAAGACGACACAGCCAAGTGGTAGGGTCGATGACGTCGTGGCAGGTCCCAGTGCAGGCTCCAGTGCCTGTCCTGAGCCTGCAACAGGACCGGATCCGGTCACGATAGCGCCAAGCAGGGACGCCTCTCTATCAGTCGAGCCCGTGGAACAACCAAAGCCCAAGTCGGTATACGAAGGTGTCGTCGCAAATGGCCCAGTGGTCTCGGATGACGCTTCATTGCCGACCTTTACCCCGATCCGGCTCGCGCCGGGGTCTTTCACGGTTCATCTCGCATTGGACATCCGCGAAGTCCGAGCTGTGAAAGACCGCGATTACATGCAAGACGAGCTCACCAAAAAGGGGGTCAAACCCCTCATGCGAGCGTTGGAGATAGGCGACGCACAGTGGGTTGCCAAATGCCACGATTctgccgccctcgctcgCCACGGTGcagagggcgacgaggttATCCTGGACTGGATTGTCGAGCGCAAGCGACTCGACGATCTGGTCAGCAGTATCAAGGATGGCCGCTTCCACGAGCAAAAGTTTCGACTCCGGAAATCCGGGGTCAAAAATGTGGTATACATCGTCGAAGAGATTGCCATGGACTCGGGTTACTACTCCAAGGTTGAGGAGATGATCCAATCGGCCACCGCCTCCACTCAAGTAGTTAACGGCTACTTCCTGAAGAAGACACAGAAGATGGACGACACGATTCGATATCTCGCACGCATGACCTTCATGCTCAAGAAGATGTATGAAAGCAAGCCTCTCCTGGTGATTCCGACATCAGTCTTGACGGCGCAGAACTATCTGCCGCTGCTGGAGCACCTGCGGAGGAAGGAACCATTGACTGGCTATTATATTACGTATCCGGCGTTCGCATCACTGGCGTCCAAATCGGATATGATGACCCTGCGAGATATTTATCTGAAAATGCTAatgacgacgaggggcaTCACAGGGGAGAAGGCACTGGAAATACAGAAGCGGTGGAAGACACCGCACAATTTCATCAAGGCGTTCCAGGAGTGCGGCTCGGGCGAGCAAGGCGTCAAGAGAAAACGAGAGATGGTCATTGACGGCCTGCCCAATCTCGTGGGCCGCAAAAAGATCGCCAAGGCTGTCAGTCAGCGGCTGGCCGAGGTCTGGGGCGATGCTTGA
- a CDS encoding Putative major facilitator, sugar transporter, MFS transporter superfamily gives MATHQNRHSAPIGVLPVPHGPETGDEHNDFPTEHTTEYERQIFGHVTRPDDSYTPDGTYWADLPWWKRVNFVSKVDREEALKELRATGDMMKKDPLSPLAWYFRNAVLPGAGLGLEGYVLFSIGNLEPLFAAVWPECWGKAHTVCSQNWVASVTYLEIVGIMIGQAAIGVIGDWIGRRFGLIQDAAIMFVGLLLLTGSWAASMQGWVIFYAWSLFFYGFGVGGEYPITATSSMENSVGAGRMSTRDDRLHRGRKVTMAFLMQGWGQLVNQVVLIVLLVIFNRGYGNGPYSVSAAQYTFRLSFALPAIGTLWLVYYRIWKMPRANQQLALAKKKQGVTGYDVNALKYCCQHFGGRLLATAGTWFCNDVFFYGNKLFQGQFISIISSNPDSLLTKWTWGLINVVVSLCGYYLASLFIDNKLYGRKMMQQVGFLMCFVMFVIPAFNYDYYVSPAGVHAFQAMYFLSSFFNQFGPNSVTFLVAGEVFPTPIRATAHGFSACIGKAGALLASVLYNYIDTRTKFLVVPWFGLAGMLLTWLFLPDTTGLDLKEQERRWTYIRNGKESEYHGVAVHPTHLSVWERLRGVGKHYDAEKDHKAQIEDMRKEWEERQAAQGEKEPEVWEDPDMFSEAMHGYFKEQHKNKSSGGVMAAEASSSSSSREKEAGDEIQPSPLVGEMRDLDEKRG, from the exons ATGGCGACCCATCAGAATCGCCATTCTGCCCCCATTGGCGTCCTTCCCGTGCCCCATGGCCCTGAGACGGGCGACGAGCACAATGACTTCCCCACAGAACATACCACAGAGTATGAACGCCAGATTTTTGGCCATGTCACGCGCCCCGACGACTCCTACACGCCCGACGGTACCTACTGGGCTGATTTGCCCTGGTGGAAGCGTGTCAACTTCGTGAGCAAGGTCGACCGCGAGGAAGCCCTCAAGGAGCTCAGGGCCACCGGTGACATGATGAAGAAGGACCCTCTTTCGCCCCTGGCTTGGTACTTTCGCAACGCCGTACTCCCTGGtgccggcctcggtctcgagggCTACGTCTTGTTCTCCATTGGTAACCTGGAGCCCTTGTTTGCTGCTGTCTGGCCTGAATGCTGGGGAAAGGCGCATACTGTGTGTTCCCAGAATTGGGTCGCCTCCGTCACTTATCTCGAGATTGTCGGTATTATGATTGGTCAAGCCGCCATTGGT GTCATCGGTGACTGGATCGGCCGTCGCTTCGGTCTCATTCaggacgccgccatcatgtTTGTCGGTCTGCTGCTCCTGACGGGCAGCTGGGCCGCCTCCATGCAGGGCTGGGTCATCTTCTACGCCTggtccctcttcttctacGGCTTCGGTGTCGGAGGTGAATACCCCATTACCGCTACGTCCTCCATGGAGAACTCGGTCGGCGCTGGGCGCATGTCCACGCGCGACGACCGTCTGCACCGTGGCCGCAAGGTCACCATGGCTTTTCTGATGCAAGGCTGGGGTCAGCTCGTAAACCAAGTCGTCCTTATCGTTCTGCTCGTCATATTCAACCGCGGCTACGGCAACGGCCCGTActccgtctccgccgcccagTACACTTTCCGCCTCTCCTTCGCCCTTCCCGCCATCGGCACCCTGTGGCTCGTCTACTACCGTATCTGGAAGATGCCGCGCGCGAACCAgcagctcgccctcgccaaaAAGAAGCAAGGCGTCACCGGCTACGACGTCAACGCTCTCAAGTATTGCTGTCAGCACTTTGGCGGCCGCCTCTTGGCCACCGCTGGTACTTGGTTTTGCAACGACGTCTTTTTCTACGGCAACAAGCTCTTTCAGGGCCAGTTCATCTCTATCATCTCCAGCAACCCGGACTCACTCCTGACCAAGTGGACCTGGGGCTTGATCAACGTCGTCGTTTCCCTCTGCGGCTACTACCTCGCCTCCCTCTTTATTGACAACAAGCTCTACGGCCGCAAGATGATGCAGCAGGTCGGATTTCTCATGTGCTTCGTCATGTTCGTCATCCCCGCCTTCAACTACGACTACTACGTCAGCCCGGCCGGCGTCCACGCTTTCCAGGCCATGTACTTCCTCAGCTCCTTTTTCAATCAGTTCGGCCCCAACTCGGTCACCTTCCTCGTCGCTGGCGAGGTGTTCCCCACACCCATCCGCGCCACGGCCCACGGGTTCTCCGCCTGCATCGGAAAGGCCGGagccctcctcgcctccgTCCTGTACAACTACATCGACACCCGAACCAAGTTCTTAGTCGTCCCGTGGTTCGGTCTTGCCGGCATGCTCCTCACCTGGCTCTTCCTGCCCGACACCACGGGCCTGGACCTCAAGGAGCAGGAGCGTCGCTGGACCTACATCCGCAACGGCAAGGAGTCGGAATACCATGGCGTCGCCGTACACCCCACCCATCTCAGTGTCTGGGAACGTCTACGTGGCGTCGGCAAGCATTACGATGCCGAGAAGGACCACAAGGCGCAGATCGAGGACATGCGCAAGGAGTGGGAAGAGAGGCAAGCGGCGCAGGGCGAGAAAGAGCCCGAGGTCTGGGAGGACCCGGACATGTTCTCCGAGGCCATGCACGGATACTTTAAGGAGCAACATAAGAACAAGAGCTCCGGGGGCGTcatggcggccgaggcctcgtcgtcgtcgtcgtcgagggagaaggaggctgGCGACGAGATCCAGCCCAGCCCTCTTGTCGGGGAAATGAGGGATCTGGATGAGAAGCGGGGTTAA